A part of Octopus sinensis linkage group LG7, ASM634580v1, whole genome shotgun sequence genomic DNA contains:
- the LOC115214204 gene encoding uncharacterized protein LOC115214204 isoform X3 produces the protein MYWGQINRLYPSSTHLWPCDNIGVASLSMSHGGHRPEEMKSDSVHPHIAGHHHHPGHHHTAEEEEYVIEVDSDLSPTGPDIIREVDHDHHNVKVKLKRRRRCGICGPCQIKQNCGRCHYCLRRDVLKQTCVYRKCVYLRSKPRSMSPKENVSMSALNLQSGLGVATPTDLSIRTSLTQTTSGTSSNDFQGLSSMYHHPDLDSRAFTGSSPSIPLHHDPVIPSRMNPYMGGAHTGPYPINMFPSSSLAANSSLPSPFQMGSCSNSPFRYPWMPGSFARPSVVSSPTDLLRPSPSWPPPPPPTHGLSSTHQRMASDFGANSFQKDMPFMKRRSQQDLLQNRQRLPSCSRSLAPMCGSSPSGCETPACFNSDALWLPGTFSASTAGVHELKQ, from the exons atgtactggggtcaaatcAATCGACTATACCCTTCCTCTACACATTTGTGGCCTTGTGACAAT ATTGGAGTGGCCAGTCTTAGTATGTCACATGGTGGTCATCGACCTGAGGAAATGAAGTCTGACTCTGTACACCCTCACATTGccggtcaccatcatcatcctggtCATCACCATACAGCAGAGGAAGAAGAGTATGTTATTGAAGTGGACAGTGATCTAAGCCCCACAGGGCCAGATATTATCAGGGAGGTGGATCATGACCACCACAATGTAAAAGTGAAATTGAAACGGAGGCGGCGTTGTGGAATTTGTGGTCCTTGTCAAATCAAGCAGAACTGCGGCCGTTGTCACTACTGTCTGCGTCGGGATGTCTTAAAGCAGACATGTGTCTACCGCAAGTGTGTCTACTTGAGGAGCAAACCACGGAGCATGAGCCCAAAGGAAAATGTTTCTATGTCTGCTCTCAACTTGCAGTCAGGACTTGGCGTTGCCACACCAACGGACCTTAGTATCCGAACCAGCCTAACGCAAACTACTTCAGGGACGTCTTCGAATGACTTTCAAGGACTCTCGTCTATGTACCACCATCCAGATCTTGATTCGAGAGCCTTCACTGGTAGTTCGCCCTCAATTCCATTGCATCATGATCCGGTCATCCCATCAAGGATGAACCCGTATATGGGAGGTGCTCACACTGGACCTTACCCAATCAATATGTTTCCTAGCAGCAGTTTAGCTGCCAACTCAAGTTTACCAAGTCCATTTCAGATGGGTAGCTGTAGTAATAGCCCGTTCCGGTATCCTTGGATGCCCGGTTCATTTGCAAGACCATCTGTTGTGTCCAGTCCCACTGATCTTCTCCGGCCATCGCCATCTTGGCCTCCCCCTCCGCCACCAACTCATGGACTTTCCTCCACGCACCAAAGAATGGCTTCAGACTTTGGCGCAAACTCATTTCAAAAGGATATGCCATTTATGAAACGGCGCTCGCAACAGGATCTTTTGCAAAATAGACAGAGACTTCCATCTTGTAGCAGATCGCTGGCTCCAATGTGTGGAAGTTCCCCTAGTGGGTGTGAGACCCCAGCTTGTTTCAACTCGGATGCATTG
- the LOC115214204 gene encoding uncharacterized protein LOC115214204 isoform X1 — protein sequence MYWGQINRLYPSSTHLWPCDNIGVASLSMSHGGHRPEEMKSDSVHPHIAGHHHHPGHHHTAEEEEYVIEVDSDLSPTGPDIIREVDHDHHNVKVKLKRRRRCGICGPCQIKQNCGRCHYCLRRDVLKQTCVYRKCVYLRSKPRSMSPKENVSMSALNLQSGLGVATPTDLSIRTSLTQTTSGTSSNDFQGLSSMYHHPDLDSRAFTGSSPSIPLHHDPVIPSRMNPYMGGAHTGPYPINMFPSSSLAANSSLPSPFQMGSCSNSPFRYPWMPGSFARPSVVSSPTDLLRPSPSWPPPPPPTHGLSSTHQRMASDFGANSFQKDMPFMKRRSQQDLLQNRQRLPSCSRSLAPMCGSSPSGCETPACFNSDALVMREKYSCFPGQGSRSIGCDNSGHMTSGTLNSSYNRGCASSQHECDVIGIDDLQWLPGTFSASTAGVHELKQ from the exons atgtactggggtcaaatcAATCGACTATACCCTTCCTCTACACATTTGTGGCCTTGTGACAAT ATTGGAGTGGCCAGTCTTAGTATGTCACATGGTGGTCATCGACCTGAGGAAATGAAGTCTGACTCTGTACACCCTCACATTGccggtcaccatcatcatcctggtCATCACCATACAGCAGAGGAAGAAGAGTATGTTATTGAAGTGGACAGTGATCTAAGCCCCACAGGGCCAGATATTATCAGGGAGGTGGATCATGACCACCACAATGTAAAAGTGAAATTGAAACGGAGGCGGCGTTGTGGAATTTGTGGTCCTTGTCAAATCAAGCAGAACTGCGGCCGTTGTCACTACTGTCTGCGTCGGGATGTCTTAAAGCAGACATGTGTCTACCGCAAGTGTGTCTACTTGAGGAGCAAACCACGGAGCATGAGCCCAAAGGAAAATGTTTCTATGTCTGCTCTCAACTTGCAGTCAGGACTTGGCGTTGCCACACCAACGGACCTTAGTATCCGAACCAGCCTAACGCAAACTACTTCAGGGACGTCTTCGAATGACTTTCAAGGACTCTCGTCTATGTACCACCATCCAGATCTTGATTCGAGAGCCTTCACTGGTAGTTCGCCCTCAATTCCATTGCATCATGATCCGGTCATCCCATCAAGGATGAACCCGTATATGGGAGGTGCTCACACTGGACCTTACCCAATCAATATGTTTCCTAGCAGCAGTTTAGCTGCCAACTCAAGTTTACCAAGTCCATTTCAGATGGGTAGCTGTAGTAATAGCCCGTTCCGGTATCCTTGGATGCCCGGTTCATTTGCAAGACCATCTGTTGTGTCCAGTCCCACTGATCTTCTCCGGCCATCGCCATCTTGGCCTCCCCCTCCGCCACCAACTCATGGACTTTCCTCCACGCACCAAAGAATGGCTTCAGACTTTGGCGCAAACTCATTTCAAAAGGATATGCCATTTATGAAACGGCGCTCGCAACAGGATCTTTTGCAAAATAGACAGAGACTTCCATCTTGTAGCAGATCGCTGGCTCCAATGTGTGGAAGTTCCCCTAGTGGGTGTGAGACCCCAGCTTGTTTCAACTCGGATGCATTGGTAATGCGTGAAAAATACAGCTGTTTCCCTGGGCAGGGCTCTCGATCTATAGGCTGCGACAATAGTGGTCACATGACATCAGGGACTTTGAATAGTAGCTACAACCGAGGATGTGCATCGTCACAGCATGAGTGTGACGTCATCGGCATTGACGATTTGCAG
- the LOC115214204 gene encoding uncharacterized protein LOC115214204 isoform X2 produces the protein MRVMYGPGPIGLPLQIGVASLSMSHGGHRPEEMKSDSVHPHIAGHHHHPGHHHTAEEEEYVIEVDSDLSPTGPDIIREVDHDHHNVKVKLKRRRRCGICGPCQIKQNCGRCHYCLRRDVLKQTCVYRKCVYLRSKPRSMSPKENVSMSALNLQSGLGVATPTDLSIRTSLTQTTSGTSSNDFQGLSSMYHHPDLDSRAFTGSSPSIPLHHDPVIPSRMNPYMGGAHTGPYPINMFPSSSLAANSSLPSPFQMGSCSNSPFRYPWMPGSFARPSVVSSPTDLLRPSPSWPPPPPPTHGLSSTHQRMASDFGANSFQKDMPFMKRRSQQDLLQNRQRLPSCSRSLAPMCGSSPSGCETPACFNSDALVMREKYSCFPGQGSRSIGCDNSGHMTSGTLNSSYNRGCASSQHECDVIGIDDLQWLPGTFSASTAGVHELKQ, from the coding sequence ATTGGAGTGGCCAGTCTTAGTATGTCACATGGTGGTCATCGACCTGAGGAAATGAAGTCTGACTCTGTACACCCTCACATTGccggtcaccatcatcatcctggtCATCACCATACAGCAGAGGAAGAAGAGTATGTTATTGAAGTGGACAGTGATCTAAGCCCCACAGGGCCAGATATTATCAGGGAGGTGGATCATGACCACCACAATGTAAAAGTGAAATTGAAACGGAGGCGGCGTTGTGGAATTTGTGGTCCTTGTCAAATCAAGCAGAACTGCGGCCGTTGTCACTACTGTCTGCGTCGGGATGTCTTAAAGCAGACATGTGTCTACCGCAAGTGTGTCTACTTGAGGAGCAAACCACGGAGCATGAGCCCAAAGGAAAATGTTTCTATGTCTGCTCTCAACTTGCAGTCAGGACTTGGCGTTGCCACACCAACGGACCTTAGTATCCGAACCAGCCTAACGCAAACTACTTCAGGGACGTCTTCGAATGACTTTCAAGGACTCTCGTCTATGTACCACCATCCAGATCTTGATTCGAGAGCCTTCACTGGTAGTTCGCCCTCAATTCCATTGCATCATGATCCGGTCATCCCATCAAGGATGAACCCGTATATGGGAGGTGCTCACACTGGACCTTACCCAATCAATATGTTTCCTAGCAGCAGTTTAGCTGCCAACTCAAGTTTACCAAGTCCATTTCAGATGGGTAGCTGTAGTAATAGCCCGTTCCGGTATCCTTGGATGCCCGGTTCATTTGCAAGACCATCTGTTGTGTCCAGTCCCACTGATCTTCTCCGGCCATCGCCATCTTGGCCTCCCCCTCCGCCACCAACTCATGGACTTTCCTCCACGCACCAAAGAATGGCTTCAGACTTTGGCGCAAACTCATTTCAAAAGGATATGCCATTTATGAAACGGCGCTCGCAACAGGATCTTTTGCAAAATAGACAGAGACTTCCATCTTGTAGCAGATCGCTGGCTCCAATGTGTGGAAGTTCCCCTAGTGGGTGTGAGACCCCAGCTTGTTTCAACTCGGATGCATTGGTAATGCGTGAAAAATACAGCTGTTTCCCTGGGCAGGGCTCTCGATCTATAGGCTGCGACAATAGTGGTCACATGACATCAGGGACTTTGAATAGTAGCTACAACCGAGGATGTGCATCGTCACAGCATGAGTGTGACGTCATCGGCATTGACGATTTGCAG